Part of the Deltaproteobacteria bacterium genome is shown below.
CCGACCACCACCTTTTTGAGTACCTGTTACATTGCGCACCCATGCTTTATTTTGCGCATTAGCACAAGAAGGACATGCAGCCCCACCATGACTAGCATTACTGCTTGATGCTTGCATACGATTAATTTGATCGTCGGTAGCTGCGATACCCCTTTGTTCACTGTGATGTTGATTGTCAGGTTGTTTCCCTGCCTTGCCTGAAACAAACTCCACATTAGGTCCTAATAGACGTCGCGCTGATCGCTTAATTTTGCCTGGCACAAGTCCGGTGCTTGTCGATATAGTGAATATCGTTTCTCCATTTTTATTGCCTTGCGTTATAGTTGTTGTACTAAGTTCGCGGGCTCTTTTATTACCAAAACGTTGATGCAAAAAATCAGCTGCAACTTGCAATTCATCAGCTGTAAGGCGACGTGGATATGGGCGATGGGTTTTTTCTTTAATAGACTTTCGCAATTGCACGTCTGTGTTTTCAAGCCCATTCGGATCAAAATGATTAATCGGATTATTGCCAACATAGGCATACGCGGTCGTAGCTTCGCCAAGCTTTTCAGTAGATTCTGGTTTTAGTTGCGTAAAAGCGGGGTCAGGGCTAACCCAACGACCAAGTTCAGTGTCGAGATAGCGATATTTATAATAATCAAGACCGGTGCTGCTATCACGTTCTTGGCCAGTAAATCCATATGTATCAATTGCTAAATCAGAGTTAGCAAGCTCAACCCCAAAAGGCGTATAGCCGCGCCGACCGAGGCTTTTTCCTTGTGTATCAGTTACTAGCGTTACGCTACCGAGATGGTCATGTGAGAGATAGGCAGTGCCACTTTCAACTTCAAGCAATAAACGCCGTGCACTTGCAGCTAGTAGTTGCTTGGCTGCAGATGGCGAATAATCAAGTTGCAACACTCCTGACTCATGCGCAGCAGCTAGCCAAGCATCGCCTGCATTAATTTGTCCGTCAGGTTGGCTGGCTTGAGTATTATTGCTGCTAGCCTCAGCCGGAGCTACATCGCTAAGCAACTGTGTAGCAAGTGCATCACTTTCTTGACGTACCAAACGTTCGCGACCTAAGCGCACCGTACTAACGCTAATGCCATCGCGTATTTCAAAATCATCATTGATATAGTAGGTAACGTTAGTGCCTTCTTGCTTCTTTATGCGATCAACATCAGCGCCATAAGTAAATTTGGCTACGGTAACATCATCATTATTTGCTTTAGTAAGGCGACCTAAAAAGTCCCAGGCAAGAGAAATATCACCGCGTTTAGTTAAATAGCCGGCGGCGTCGTAAGTATACGAACGTGCGCCAGCGCTAACTGCGGCATTGGGGTGTGAACTTGAATATTTATAATTGCCTATATGTTCGGGGCTAGCGGTACCTAGACTAGAAATACGGCTTAATAGGTTATCAATATTATTGTAAGTGTAGTTAAGCGTCTCCACGCCATCATCATTATTGCTTGCCGCAATTTCGCTTGCAACGAGACGATACCACGCATCATAAGTATAGCTAGCGCTTGCATTTAAGCTTGTAGCGTTTTCATTTGCATCGCTATGCAATAAGTCATCAATACTAACAATATTGCCAACGCGGTCGTGTTGATAAGCAAAACCTTGCAGTTGGGCGCTAGTGCCAGATGTCTCAAGGTGATTTAAGCGCAGTAAACTGTCATAAGTTTTATTAGTATTAACACCGTTATTATATGCAATACTTTGAACTAGCCCTTGTTTATTATAAACAATTTGCGATACATAATCAGCCACGCTAATTAAGCGTGAAGCGCCATCATAGCTGCGTATGTAGCGTTGACCGTCTGGATGTTTGGTTTCAATTAATCTGCCAGCATTGTCGAAGTTATATTGTGTAGTAAACTTAGCACCATCTATCTGGCGTTCGCGCGCAATTATTTGCCCACGAATATCATAACCCGTGTGGTCAATGCCCACTTTATCATTTAAGGGATAAGTAACTTGGGCAATAAGACCTTCGGCATTAGTGCATGAATTAGTTGCACAATCAGCAACATAATCATATTGCCAGCTTATGCGACTATGCTCGGGGGCGGCAGTATCAAAGCTTGCTATTGGTCGATTAGCGCCGTCATATTCACTTTGCACGTTGATGCCTCGCGCATCGGTATGCAAAATTTCGTTGCCCGCATCATCGTAAAATAAATTAGTTATACCGCTATTAGGGTCAATTATTTTTACAATACGACCAATTAAGTCACTTACCTGCGTATGGGTATTGCCGACAGGATCGATTACATCATGCAAATGCCCAATGCTATCATAGGTTAGGCTATAGAACGCTGGTAGGTCTTCGGGGGTAAGTTGCCGTTCAATGGCAACTAAGCGATCGAGACCATTTTTATGTTGTGTAATTGGGGTATGATAATGTGCGCTGGTGCTATCATTATCGTTAGCGTCGTAAGTTGCAACTGCTAGCGGCAAATACTCATGGCGCGTGCGTGATGAAGTTTCATATAGGTCAGCATCAGGGTAGATTATTTCACGCTCGCGATAGGTAGCATCATAGACATAGTCAGTATAATTAACATCGCTTGGTTCTTGACTGTCGCAAGCGCTATCACTTGCAAGATATGGTTGATATACTCTTTGTGGCTTGCTGCGCACATTGTGAATAGTAAAACCATTTACTTGATAACTATTGTCGCTAAGGCGCAAGAGCTCTTGAACTTGACGGCCACGTCCATCAATACAGCGGCTAATAGAAAGTTCAGGCTCTTGCGGCCCAGCGCGGGTGCGTCGATTAATGGTTATGCGACTTATCGGGGCTTTTAAATCGTAAACAATACTGTCAGTTGGTTCGAGTAAAGTGTCACCAGGCTTAGCAATAGCAGTAAGACGAGCAAATTCGTCATAGTTATAAAAGGTGCTATCGCGGTTATTTTGCGGTGTGTCTTCAATAATCCGCATCCAACGAGTTGCTTCCACGGGTTTGCCAAAAATTGGCTCATATTTAACTTCGCGTGCAAGCGTATAGGCTTGTGATTGTTGATCTATAAGAAAAATATCAACGCGGGTTAAATGCAAACCATCAGCATCGTATGCATATTTACGGCGATGCTCATCACCATCTTCAATACCTAAGGGGTCAAGGCTTTCAATGATATTACCATGTTCATCGCAGCGATAGCGCTCTTTATTGATTAATTTATTGTTAGCACCACCAAGCACCCGCACGGTTTTGCGGGTAATATTGCCGGTAGTTAATGTCGCTAACTCTTGACCGATAAAAGGCGGATCATCGTAATATGTGAGCTCTTCAGTGTAATAATCGCTGCCTGTAACACCAAAAGTACGTACACGATATGGCGCATTTAATAGCCAGCGACCCGAGGTGGCATTCGGTGGCACAAAAGAGGTCACGGTTATAAGTTCATCGCCTTCACATTGTGGTCCGCACGGTGAACCAAAAATATCTGCATCGCGTGTGCAAGCAGGGCAGCCACTGCCGCCAATAGCCGTAACGCCCAATTTTTGTTCAACATTACGATTGCCATAGCCATCATAGTCATAAACTACTTGCGTAGTGACCCATTGCGTGGCTTCAGTGCCTTCTTGAATTGTGGTAGTTAATTCTTTTTCACATATCCATCGTACGGGCACACGCAAACCAGAAGTAGGTACTTCAGCCACGCTGCAATCATCATAGGTGAGCTCTTGTATTTGTATCGCTTTATCATTACTAAAGACTTCGCGTTTAAGTAGTAAACCATTGCGATAAGCATTATTTGCACCAACATCAAATACACTCTTAACAACACCTGATTCAATGCTAGCATCACCTTCTTCATAAGCTTCAACTTTATGATAGCCACGAAACTTTTTCTCTATGCCATCATAATAGCCATCGTGATAAGTATAGGTTGTAACATCATGTACATTAGTTAGCGTGTCCCAGGTGTCAATTTTATCTACCACTATCATCGGATGCGGCAATTTATAAGCCCAAGCGCCAGCACCACCATCTCTAGCCAAACTTAAAACCGAGCTGCTGTAGGTAACCTCGGTTATCATGCCAATGTTATTTGATATACGGCTGATTAAATTTGGTTTAACGGGAAACAGTTCTAAATAAATAGTGGTGCCATCATGATCAATCCACACAATATCTTCTGAACCATTGCCGTTCATATCAGCAAAGAGCACAGTTTTTTCGTTGCGATCAGGCAAGGCTACCCCACCAGCACTAGTCATAGTAACTAGGGGTGCAAAAGCATCACCATTGAAATTTAGCGCGTATTTAACAGTGTCGGCTTGTATTATTAATATATCGTTTAAGCCATCGCCGTTGATATCAACAAAAGAAATAAATTTTTTTAAATCTTTTAAGTTACTAGGTATACCAGTCATATTGCGCCAGTCGCTAAAGCGACCATATCCAAAATTAAGACGATAACTAACAAAACCATCGCCGACCTTAACGACATCGAGCATCCCATCGCCATTCATGTCTTCAAGGTGCAATTTGTCATCTACAAAAGTGGCGCCGATGTTTTGGGTAGTATAAATACCATCTGCAGTTGTATAGCTGCCATCACCTAGATTGATGTAATAGTTGGTGCCAGATTGTGTTGTTTCGATAATATCTATGCGTTTATCGTTGTCCCAATCAAAGAAGCGAACATTATCATTGCCTTGTAAAGTCGGAAAACCGCTTGTATCAATATCATACATACTTACCCAGTCACCGCTGCCATTGCCACTAAGTACTTTGGCATTATAGCTATCGATAAGATCTGAAAACCCATCGCCATTAGCATCAAGTAGTTGTACTTGTTGGGTGCCAAGCATGCTGGCGCCTACTCCTGCAAGAGTACTTTCGTATGCGGTTGCAAAAGATTGGCTACCATCAGAAGATAATTGATTGAGGTATATAAAATGTTCACCATCAAGTGTAGTATTTAAAACGTCAGGTAGTGCATCACCATTAAGATCAATAATAGCCGCGTGGCCTAAAGACATATCTAGGCCCAAACTACCCATATTAACTAAATACGGCGCTTCACAGTCTTTGGTATGACATTGACCACCAAGAGCGCGTGAGTAAGTAAAATTAAATTCAATCGGATAGCGACCATTTTGCAGACCATAATGTTCAACCCGGCTCAAACGTGTGAAACCACCAGAAGAAGCGTAGTCTTCATAAATAAGAGAGTAACTGCGTATTTTATCGCCTGGAGGTGTACCTTGGCTATTTGAATAGATATCGATAGACTTGAGGCGTTTGCTTAATACTTCGTTAAAACCAGGGCGACAGTCAGATAAAAGGTCACGTCGGTCTTCGTAAAGGAAATTGATCTGGTAGCGTGGGTTGCTACCATCTGTAAAAACATACCCAATAGAATCAATCAGTGAAACACTACCGTCAGGTATATAATTATAGCGAATACGGTGGCCGAATACATCGACCATGTCAACCAAATGGTAGCGATAAACTCCTTCATCACCAACGCTTCTGGCAGTAGCAATAATTTGACCATCATAGGTAGCGCCAAAGGTGGCAATACGACCGTCAGGATATTCGGCGCGCCAATAGCCAGCATTGCCAATGCCAGCATCTATCCAAGTATAACGAACAAAATCTTTTTCAAACCGCGCCCGATAAATCGGCGGCTCGCTATTATTAATATTAACGAGTTCAATACTTTCGTTAGCGAAGAATAAATCGTCACGATTATATAAAGGAACACCGCGCACCGTTGCACGTGAGATGACCGGTATATCTAAAGACCAACCCATACCAACAATAGAGCTGCTATCACCTGATGAGTAACGCAAATGCAGCTCTGGGGTCATAGCTTTAAAGCCTTGGGGTAGCTGCAGTGGTACTTCCCAGGTCATTACCCCCATGTTGGCATTATGCTCGACGTTTTCACCGATACCTTCTAAAGAACCGGGGCCGTCAGGAAGGTTTAAACGATCTTCTGCAACAACTGTTTGGCCGGTAGCAAAATTGGGAAATGCAAGTGTTAAGAACAATAAGCCAAGCAATAAAAAAATTTTTGTAATACGAGTTATTGGTACACTGAAAAGATTATGATGTTTGTCCGAAAAAAAATAAGTATTGCTGCTAGTAAAAAACTGTTGTGGTTTTTGCATATTTATCAACCCTAATACTGCTACGGCAGTTATAAAAATGCTACAACTTACATTTACTAATGAAGCATATATATTAAATCCATCATGTTTGACTTGCCGTTTAGTCTGCTTACGGTAAAACAATATAAGGATAACGTCGTTGAAGTTATGAGTGGATAAAACACAATCGTCAAGTCTATATATTTAATGCAGGGCGACGCGACGCAGCAATAAAATTTATATTACTCAAATGCAACCAAGGTAATCTTGCATATATAAAGATGTGTTGTAAATATTCAGCCTCTACCTGGTGCTACCCAGCTAGGGGCTAAGATTATAATAACCAGTTATACTTGTACTTGTGAATTACTTAGTTTGTTGGCATATTATTTAAGGATATTAAAATTTTAAAAAGCGAGATAAGTCGTTGAGTTACACAAAAGGTATAATTGATCCCAATCAGTATCCTCTGACAACAAGATATCTAGCCAATTTGCCAGCAGGTTTAGATAGCTATACTGATTGTTTAGTTAAAACCGATGTGCATGACAATATACGCAAAATATGGCCACAAAATGATTCAGATAATAATTTACCTCCGATTCTGCTGAGTTACATTAATAATACCTATCAAGAAGAATGGTATCCTGATGTTGCTGGTTGCACTTTATTGATGATGTTACGTGATAAGGTTTTTTCAACCGATAGCGAAGCGGTTAATTGGGTTAATAATAATATGGAAAGTATTTATAAACGACCTATGTATCGCATGCTGATGTTAGTTTTATCTCCCAGCCTTATTGCTTTGGGGGCAACTAAACGTTGGGCGGCATTTCATCGCGGTTCAACCTTAACTGCCGGGCCAATCGTACGCGATAAAGATGGATTAGCAACAACAGATCTTACCCTAATATTTCCTGCATATCTTTTTAATGAAATGCATGTTCGTCAATATGCCGCGGCTTATTGTACAGCATTACGAAATACCCGTGGCCAAAATCCGCAGGTATTTCTTAATGGATATAGCAGCACCGAAGCGAAATATATAGCAAGTTGGAAAGATTAAGAAATCAAGGTCTGTTTAGATACAATTTAAGCTAACCTTTAATTTGCTCGCGTTCACTTAAAATCCACTCAATGCGACATGCTTGCGATTCATCAATAATGCGAAATAAATGTGTAGTTAATATACTTTGACGCCTAGCACGTAATAATGTTGCAGTTTCATCAAGTACATAATCAGTGGTAATAAACCGGCCTTGTTTTTTATGAGCATTTGCCAATACACTTTTTGCTTTTTTATGTGCCGCGTCGCCTTGCACTAATAGAGCATAAAAACCGCTTGTATCTATAAAAGTTTCAGAGGTCATAGATTATTTTATCAATATCTTCGTTAGTTAGAGTTTTACCTGCTGCAGCAGCAAAATCGGTAAGTTGGTAAAACGGATCTTCTGCAGTTGGCTGATTATCGATAATTGGTTCGAGACGTAAAACCGCACGACCGCGATAGGTTAACACCATACGCTCGCCAAGTTTTGCTCGCCGTAAAATTTCGTCAGTATGCCGACGTAAATCTAACATGGTTATGGTGCTGTTTGATTTAGCCTTAGTAATATGGATTGGCTACTATCCATTTTCTGCGTAAAATGGATAGTATGATATCCAAATATGTTAATCGATCTATTAGCGATATCAAAGCATCAAACCCATATTATTTGCTACCGGGCATTTTTTAAGCCAACAATAAAAGATATGACTCGCGAGTGTCTATTGGTATATCAGAATATTTTTTGGTACATTCAATAATTTGCTATCGCTATTAGCGTTTATCATGATATAAGCAAATAGTGATGGCACAGCAATTTGTTTTGCGCACCCTTAATCTTACGAAATTACTTAATGAGCATACGGTTTTTTTATTTGGACCACGGCAAACCGGCAAATCAACATATGTACGCGAGCAACTTGGTAAAAAAATCAAGCTAACGTTTAATTTGCTCGACCGTTCGCTATTATTGCGACTGATTACTAATCCAGCAGAGCTTCGCCAAGAGATCGAAGCCCGTAATTTACGAAATGTTATTGTTTGCATTGATGAAATACAGAAATGTCCTGATTTGCTCGACGAAGTACAACTATTAATTGAAGAACGTCATATTCGTTTTTTACTCACAGGCTCCAGTGCCCGCAAACTCAAACGCGCTGGTACGAATCTGCTTGGTGGCAGAGGTCGTGATCGCCGCTTACATCCTTTTACCTACAATGAAGTTAAAAATTATAACTTTAAGTTAGAGCGAGCAATGAATTATGGGCTTATACCAGGTCATTATTTTGCTAGCGATCCAGATGATGCCCTTGAATCATATGTAACACGCTATTTGACTGAAGAGAT
Proteins encoded:
- a CDS encoding VCBS repeat-containing protein, with translation MQKPQQFFTSSNTYFFSDKHHNLFSVPITRITKIFLLLGLLFLTLAFPNFATGQTVVAEDRLNLPDGPGSLEGIGENVEHNANMGVMTWEVPLQLPQGFKAMTPELHLRYSSGDSSSIVGMGWSLDIPVISRATVRGVPLYNRDDLFFANESIELVNINNSEPPIYRARFEKDFVRYTWIDAGIGNAGYWRAEYPDGRIATFGATYDGQIIATARSVGDEGVYRYHLVDMVDVFGHRIRYNYIPDGSVSLIDSIGYVFTDGSNPRYQINFLYEDRRDLLSDCRPGFNEVLSKRLKSIDIYSNSQGTPPGDKIRSYSLIYEDYASSGGFTRLSRVEHYGLQNGRYPIEFNFTYSRALGGQCHTKDCEAPYLVNMGSLGLDMSLGHAAIIDLNGDALPDVLNTTLDGEHFIYLNQLSSDGSQSFATAYESTLAGVGASMLGTQQVQLLDANGDGFSDLIDSYNAKVLSGNGSGDWVSMYDIDTSGFPTLQGNDNVRFFDWDNDKRIDIIETTQSGTNYYINLGDGSYTTADGIYTTQNIGATFVDDKLHLEDMNGDGMLDVVKVGDGFVSYRLNFGYGRFSDWRNMTGIPSNLKDLKKFISFVDINGDGLNDILIIQADTVKYALNFNGDAFAPLVTMTSAGGVALPDRNEKTVLFADMNGNGSEDIVWIDHDGTTIYLELFPVKPNLISRISNNIGMITEVTYSSSVLSLARDGGAGAWAYKLPHPMIVVDKIDTWDTLTNVHDVTTYTYHDGYYDGIEKKFRGYHKVEAYEEGDASIESGVVKSVFDVGANNAYRNGLLLKREVFSNDKAIQIQELTYDDCSVAEVPTSGLRVPVRWICEKELTTTIQEGTEATQWVTTQVVYDYDGYGNRNVEQKLGVTAIGGSGCPACTRDADIFGSPCGPQCEGDELITVTSFVPPNATSGRWLLNAPYRVRTFGVTGSDYYTEELTYYDDPPFIGQELATLTTGNITRKTVRVLGGANNKLINKERYRCDEHGNIIESLDPLGIEDGDEHRRKYAYDADGLHLTRVDIFLIDQQSQAYTLAREVKYEPIFGKPVEATRWMRIIEDTPQNNRDSTFYNYDEFARLTAIAKPGDTLLEPTDSIVYDLKAPISRITINRRTRAGPQEPELSISRCIDGRGRQVQELLRLSDNSYQVNGFTIHNVRSKPQRVYQPYLASDSACDSQEPSDVNYTDYVYDATYREREIIYPDADLYETSSRTRHEYLPLAVATYDANDNDSTSAHYHTPITQHKNGLDRLVAIERQLTPEDLPAFYSLTYDSIGHLHDVIDPVGNTHTQVSDLIGRIVKIIDPNSGITNLFYDDAGNEILHTDARGINVQSEYDGANRPIASFDTAAPEHSRISWQYDYVADCATNSCTNAEGLIAQVTYPLNDKVGIDHTGYDIRGQIIARERQIDGAKFTTQYNFDNAGRLIETKHPDGQRYIRSYDGASRLISVADYVSQIVYNKQGLVQSIAYNNGVNTNKTYDSLLRLNHLETSGTSAQLQGFAYQHDRVGNIVSIDDLLHSDANENATSLNASASYTYDAWYRLVASEIAASNNDDGVETLNYTYNNIDNLLSRISSLGTASPEHIGNYKYSSSHPNAAVSAGARSYTYDAAGYLTKRGDISLAWDFLGRLTKANNDDVTVAKFTYGADVDRIKKQEGTNVTYYINDDFEIRDGISVSTVRLGRERLVRQESDALATQLLSDVAPAEASSNNTQASQPDGQINAGDAWLAAAHESGVLQLDYSPSAAKQLLAASARRLLLEVESGTAYLSHDHLGSVTLVTDTQGKSLGRRGYTPFGVELANSDLAIDTYGFTGQERDSSTGLDYYKYRYLDTELGRWVSPDPAFTQLKPESTEKLGEATTAYAYVGNNPINHFDPNGLENTDVQLRKSIKEKTHRPYPRRLTADELQVAADFLHQRFGNKRARELSTTTITQGNKNGETIFTISTSTGLVPGKIKRSARRLLGPNVEFVSGKAGKQPDNQHHSEQRGIAATDDQINRMQASSSNASHGGAACPSCANAQNKAWVRNVTGTQKGGGRIRLK
- a CDS encoding PIN domain-containing protein; the protein is MTSETFIDTSGFYALLVQGDAAHKKAKSVLANAHKKQGRFITTDYVLDETATLLRARRQSILTTHLFRIIDESQACRIEWILSEREQIKG